One genomic segment of Stegostoma tigrinum isolate sSteTig4 chromosome 21, sSteTig4.hap1, whole genome shotgun sequence includes these proteins:
- the LOC125462800 gene encoding phospholipid phosphatase-related protein type 5-like isoform X3, which produces MPREESDVRRNDSIIPCFICVELVIMVGTVLLTYYLEFTDIFSVHRQGFFCFDSTYTKPYPGPEETSLLPPVLLQSLASAVPMTTIAFGELAAFVFQAELVREERTIVTADCCSLNPLLRRVVRFLGVYAFGLCTTDIFVNAGQVVTGSPAPHFMTVCQPNYTALGCQLSTQFISSENACTGSPGVVSSARRAFPCKDSALTMYAAVYTVVCCVLHNFKSLNSSQENPRNVREPVCVKLALPCVESPLEKIAQLHSQKVRDRTSGIFPSTPDVLIATQSVMSEV; this is translated from the exons ATGCCTCGAGAAGAGAGTGACGTGCGACGGAATGACTCGATCATCCCATGTTTCATCTGTGTTGAG TTGGTGATTATGGTCGGGACAGTCTTGCTCACCTACTACCTGGAATTCACAGACATCTTCTCAGTCCATCGTCAAGGTTTCTTCTGTTTTGACAGCACCTACACAAAACCGTATCCAGGACCAGAGGAAACCAGCCTGCTACCCCCAGTCTTGCTCCAGTCCCTGGCCTCTGCTGTCCCCATGACAACA ATTGCTTTCGGCGAGTTAGCGGCGTTTGTCTTTCAGGCAGAGTTAGTTCGTGAGGAGAGAACGATTGTGACCGCAGACTGCTGCTCCCTCAATCCGCTGCTTCGCAGAGTCGTCAGGTTTTTGG GTGTCTATGCATTCGGCCTGTGTACCACTGACATCTTCGTGAACGCTGGGCAAGTGGTGACAGGCAGCCCCGCGCCGCACTTCATGACGGTGTGCCAGCCGAACTATACTGCCCTGGGTTGCCAGCTCTCCACTCAATTCATCAGCTCGGAGAACGCCTGCACGGGGAGCCCAGGCGTCGTGTCCAGTGCAAGGCGTGCCTTCCCTTGCAAAGACTCTGCCCTCACAATGTATGCAGCGGTGTACACTGTG GTGTGCTGTGTTCTGCATAACTTTAAAAGCCTGAATTCATCCCAGGAGAATCCAAGGAACGTGCGGGAACCGGTCTGTGTGAAGCTCGCACTCCCGTGTGTGGAGAGTCCACTTGAAAA AATCGCTCAGTTGCATTCTCAGAAGGTACGTGACCGAACTTCTGGCATCTTCCCGTCCACACCGGATGTCCTGATCGCCACTCAGTCTGTGATGAGCGAAGTCTGA
- the LOC125462800 gene encoding phospholipid phosphatase-related protein type 5-like isoform X1: MPREESDVRRNDSIIPCFICVELVIMVGTVLLTYYLEFTDIFSVHRQGFFCFDSTYTKPYPGPEETSLLPPVLLQSLASAVPMTTIAFGELAAFVFQAELVREERTIVTADCCSLNPLLRRVVRFLGVYAFGLCTTDIFVNAGQVVTGSPAPHFMTVCQPNYTALGCQLSTQFISSENACTGSPGVVSSARRAFPCKDSALTMYAAVYTVMYVTIMFQAKGTRLTKPMLCLTILCLTFLTGVVRVSEFRSHWSDVLVGFLTGGAVAVFLVCCVLHNFKSLNSSQENPRNVREPVCVKLALPCVESPLEKIAQLHSQKVRDRTSGIFPSTPDVLIATQSVMSEV; this comes from the exons ATGCCTCGAGAAGAGAGTGACGTGCGACGGAATGACTCGATCATCCCATGTTTCATCTGTGTTGAG TTGGTGATTATGGTCGGGACAGTCTTGCTCACCTACTACCTGGAATTCACAGACATCTTCTCAGTCCATCGTCAAGGTTTCTTCTGTTTTGACAGCACCTACACAAAACCGTATCCAGGACCAGAGGAAACCAGCCTGCTACCCCCAGTCTTGCTCCAGTCCCTGGCCTCTGCTGTCCCCATGACAACA ATTGCTTTCGGCGAGTTAGCGGCGTTTGTCTTTCAGGCAGAGTTAGTTCGTGAGGAGAGAACGATTGTGACCGCAGACTGCTGCTCCCTCAATCCGCTGCTTCGCAGAGTCGTCAGGTTTTTGG GTGTCTATGCATTCGGCCTGTGTACCACTGACATCTTCGTGAACGCTGGGCAAGTGGTGACAGGCAGCCCCGCGCCGCACTTCATGACGGTGTGCCAGCCGAACTATACTGCCCTGGGTTGCCAGCTCTCCACTCAATTCATCAGCTCGGAGAACGCCTGCACGGGGAGCCCAGGCGTCGTGTCCAGTGCAAGGCGTGCCTTCCCTTGCAAAGACTCTGCCCTCACAATGTATGCAGCGGTGTACACTGTG ATGTATGTCACAATTATGTTCCAAGCCAAGGGTACACGTCTAACCAAGCCCATGCTCTGTCTCACAATCCTATGCCTGACCTTTTTAACCGGAGTGGTGCGCGTGTCGGAGTTTCGGAGCCACTGGTCCGACGTCCTGGTGGGATTCCTCACCGGTGGGGCAGTGGCAGTGTTTCTG GTGTGCTGTGTTCTGCATAACTTTAAAAGCCTGAATTCATCCCAGGAGAATCCAAGGAACGTGCGGGAACCGGTCTGTGTGAAGCTCGCACTCCCGTGTGTGGAGAGTCCACTTGAAAA AATCGCTCAGTTGCATTCTCAGAAGGTACGTGACCGAACTTCTGGCATCTTCCCGTCCACACCGGATGTCCTGATCGCCACTCAGTCTGTGATGAGCGAAGTCTGA
- the LOC125462800 gene encoding phospholipid phosphatase-related protein type 5-like isoform X2, with the protein MPREESDVRRNDSIIPCFICVELVIMVGTVLLTYYLEFTDIFSVHRQGFFCFDSTYTKPYPGPEETSLLPPVLLQSLASAVPMTTIAFGELAAFVFQAELVREERTIVTADCCSLNPLLRRVVRFLGVYAFGLCTTDIFVNAGQVVTGSPAPHFMTVCQPNYTALGCQLSTQFISSENACTGSPGVVSSARRAFPCKDSALTMYAAVYTVMYVTIMFQAKGTRLTKPMLCLTILCLTFLTGVVRVSEFRSHWSDVLVGFLTGGAVAVFLVCCVLHNFKSLNSSQENPRNVREPVCVKLALPCVESPLEKLSVIQNRSVAFSEGT; encoded by the exons ATGCCTCGAGAAGAGAGTGACGTGCGACGGAATGACTCGATCATCCCATGTTTCATCTGTGTTGAG TTGGTGATTATGGTCGGGACAGTCTTGCTCACCTACTACCTGGAATTCACAGACATCTTCTCAGTCCATCGTCAAGGTTTCTTCTGTTTTGACAGCACCTACACAAAACCGTATCCAGGACCAGAGGAAACCAGCCTGCTACCCCCAGTCTTGCTCCAGTCCCTGGCCTCTGCTGTCCCCATGACAACA ATTGCTTTCGGCGAGTTAGCGGCGTTTGTCTTTCAGGCAGAGTTAGTTCGTGAGGAGAGAACGATTGTGACCGCAGACTGCTGCTCCCTCAATCCGCTGCTTCGCAGAGTCGTCAGGTTTTTGG GTGTCTATGCATTCGGCCTGTGTACCACTGACATCTTCGTGAACGCTGGGCAAGTGGTGACAGGCAGCCCCGCGCCGCACTTCATGACGGTGTGCCAGCCGAACTATACTGCCCTGGGTTGCCAGCTCTCCACTCAATTCATCAGCTCGGAGAACGCCTGCACGGGGAGCCCAGGCGTCGTGTCCAGTGCAAGGCGTGCCTTCCCTTGCAAAGACTCTGCCCTCACAATGTATGCAGCGGTGTACACTGTG ATGTATGTCACAATTATGTTCCAAGCCAAGGGTACACGTCTAACCAAGCCCATGCTCTGTCTCACAATCCTATGCCTGACCTTTTTAACCGGAGTGGTGCGCGTGTCGGAGTTTCGGAGCCACTGGTCCGACGTCCTGGTGGGATTCCTCACCGGTGGGGCAGTGGCAGTGTTTCTG GTGTGCTGTGTTCTGCATAACTTTAAAAGCCTGAATTCATCCCAGGAGAATCCAAGGAACGTGCGGGAACCGGTCTGTGTGAAGCTCGCACTCCCGTGTGTGGAGAGTCCACTTGAAAAGTTAAGTGTCATTCAG AATCGCTCAGTTGCATTCTCAGAAGGTACGTGA